A stretch of DNA from Channa argus isolate prfri chromosome 7, Channa argus male v1.0, whole genome shotgun sequence:
TCTTTGCATGATGAATTTCAGAAAGTGAATATGGTACAAGGGAGCTGAAAGACTCGGAGGTTCCAGGAAAGCAGGTCAGCCTGACGTCAATTTTACACTTTCTACTTTTACACTCTTTTTGTTCTATCTTGTCGcacatttattcattatgtATGCCATTTTGTGTAAAAGTACAATGAGTACCACACCATGAATATTTTGTGAGATATCCTCGATAGAGACCACCCGCAACACTGGCAGCATTACTGCTTTTGTATACCAACTGTGCTACTCTAGACTTTTGTTCTTTCCCATCTTATCAACACGTACTGTTCTCTAATTTTTCAGCACTTTTCTTGGCAATAATAAATCGTAGAAGTCATCTAAAATCTTGCTATTATGTTGTACTGTCTGCATTTTGTTGACAGGAGTGGCTAAATTCAGAGGTTCCTTCATCCGCAGTAAATGCTGACAATACAGAGATACTGAATAAGTTAGCTGAAGGAAACCAGCAGATTTTAGCACTTCAAGCGCAACTTCAGGTGTGACTCCATTCTGTCTCTGCATTTATCATGTGTATCTATCTAATCTATCTATCTTCTGTGCATCATAGTGTCTCAAGGACCCTCTTTCCTGTTCTTTTTGTTTAAGCAGGCACAGAAAGAAGAGCTAAAAGTAGCCAGGGGACAGGCAGCACAGGAAGCTAAGGAGCGGCTGCGGTGGCAGGAAGTGGAGAAGGAAAACAGTAGGTTGAAGGCAGCGATGGCATCTCTCCCTGTCCttcagaaagaaaatgagaggaTGAAGAGAGAGCTGGAGTCTGTCCTGAACCTACAGAAAGAACTAGAAACACTGAGATCCACTCTGACTGAATTAAAACTCTCCTCAGGTACAAAGGAACAGAGGGAGGAGGTAGTAAGGGGATGTGGAGGAGGGTAGAAAATCTAACAGGATGATTAGATAGTCATTAGATAGCGAGGGAGAGTGGAGATGCTTGCCTtcttttattattctgttttatcATTTGAATGCTTAGTTGTAATACCTACTTGTGTTTCCTCCAGCAGCCAGTGAAGCAGCGCAAGAATCTGTGAAGCTCACGACATTGCCCCCCAGTGGTCAGGCAAAGGATACCAGGCAGGGAACTGCTGGGACTGAAGAAAAAGAGGCAAAGAAAGCATGGGATGAACaaaatgagaataagaaaaactggaagaagaagaaatatgaCATTGGCGAGAAGGATTGGaaaggaagagacagaaaagaaggaCATAAAATGGATCGCAAAGATGTAGGTAAAACtgaatggaaaatggaaaaacatgagCAGGGAAAATCTGACAAGGAAAAAGATAAGgagaataaaaagaagaaggacAGTGATGAGACAAAACAATGGAAGGAAGAAATGGCTAGCAAAGGCGATGAAGGAAAACCCTGGAAGGCTAGGGAAGGGAACAAAGAGTGGATagagaaaagtgaaagaaaagatttaaagaaGGGGAAGGACTGGAAAAAGACTAAGCATGAGAAAGTGAATGATGGTAAACAATGGAGGGACAGGGAGGAAAACATAGATTGGAAAGGAGGAAATGACCACGAGGAAAGGTATAGGGGCAAGGGGGAAAAAGagtggaagaaaatgaaaggtgGCTTTAAGGAAAGTGGCAAAGAGAAATGGGAGAGAAAGGATTGgaaggagaaaggagagaagagagagtgGAAGAAAAATGGTAAAGAAGGGAAAGGAAAGGGTAACAGGAAACAATGGGAGGAGGGGGAAAATCACGGCAAGAGTCGTGATAAAGAAAGGAGGGAAAAGGGTGAGAGGAAACAACGGAGTGAAAACAAGTGGAACAGTAAAAATGGCAAAGATGACAAGGAATTGAAGAGGAAGGATGAGAGGAAACCAGAAAAGAGGGAAGAGTGGAAGAGAGATGGTGAGAGAGAGCAAATGCAtggagcttggaaaaaggacaGATCAACTTTTCAGAAACACAAGGATGAGCACACATTTATTAGTAATCACAATCACAACCACCAGGAAGAGCAAGTTTGGGGAGACAGGGATTCCCCTCACACACATCGCAGACCCTCCCTGGAACAGCCTGATTACTGGGACCAGCAGAGAGACCGCCTCCAGCACAACTCCAAACCCTCACAGCACTGTAGTTCATTGGAGACCTGCGCTCAGGCTGAGGGGCTGCTACCCGTCACCCTACCTGAGTTTGAGGCAGTCCTCCAAATATACCTAGACAAGGCAGAGGAGGTAGGAGTGGAGGCATTCATAAGAGAGGAGCTCAAGAAGCTAACCACTGAGTTCTTCAAAAATGGTGTATTTGTTCATGACCAGATGAGTTTTCAAGATTTTGTAGAGGATGTTAGTGATATTTTGGAACACATGGTGGAAGGGAATAAGAATGGGGAAGCGGAGGATAGTGCCATAGAAGAAGAAATAGAGGAGTTTGAAAATGAGGTCATAAAAAAGTTTTCAGTGCCAGCAGTTGCAGAGAAGGAGGTCAAAGGGGAGTGGAGGAAGGAGAACAGAAGAGGACGTGGCTGAATTGATGGATCTGTCAAAAGCGGTTAAGAAGAGTCCTGAAGGATGAGGGGTTATTCAAAGGGAACACGTCTTATTGGACCAGAAATGCTTACAAGAATACATGAATCATCCTGTCTTATTTTATCACTTCCATTAGTCAGGGTATTGACttgtaattacatttcattgtttgggagatttttgtgtttcatatttacacacaccTTAGTACACACTGGTAAAGAAAGGGCCCATCTATATCAGGTGATGGTTTTTTGTGATCTCGAGTAAGATGAGGGCCCAGACAATACAGCTAAAAAGAATAATGGATacaatagtctttttttttttttctttttttttaaattccataGAAAACTCTCAAAACCCAGATGTTG
This window harbors:
- the pbxip1b gene encoding pre-B-cell leukemia homeobox interacting protein 1b isoform X8; the protein is MSGCSSANNSWTILTPEETLAETLKPLAEGTEPNGERLASAAGFCCNRPENCSGPAEAPVDCHLVSEKQSGDTSTEHQPSVPTTVTDPTVSTSSEVSGSLFTDSNAFSQSTGLSEGPAESSPDPDSFSDSYTHITPSPDEPPTSLLRTETLEGGEFIQEEERLSEEGALHLLYGEEPQKEREGSDLSSEMTDIGKQAGSFVVSEFLEDRTKKTGEEGEPEVRRRSILEAFERIGRKEEEEEAEEDFQLPRRDEDSGLSVNKCILGAVILLGLGTIFISESEYGTRELKDSEVPGKQQAQKEELKVARGQAAQEAKERLRWQEVEKENSRLKAAMASLPVLQKENERMKRELESVLNLQKELETLRSTLTELKLSSAASEAAQESVKLTTLPPSGQAKDTRQGTAGTEEKEAKKAWDEQNENKKNWKKKKYDIGEKDWKGRDRKEGHKMDRKDVGKTEWKMEKHEQGKSDKEKDKENKKKKDSDETKQWKEEMASKGDEGKPWKAREGNKEWIEKSERKDLKKGKDWKKTKHEKVNDGKQWRDREENIDWKGGNDHEERYRGKGEKEWKKMKGGFKESGKEKWERKDWKEKGEKREWKKNGKEGKGKGNRKQWEEGENHGKSRDKERREKGERKQRSENKWNSKNGKDDKELKRKDERKPEKREEWKRDGEREQMHGAWKKDRSTFQKHKDEHTFISNHNHNHQEEQVWGDRDSPHTHRRPSLEQPDYWDQQRDRLQHNSKPSQHCSSLETCAQAEGLLPVTLPEFEAVLQIYLDKAEEVGVEAFIREELKKLTTEFFKNGVFVHDQMSFQDFVEDVSDILEHMVEGNKNGEAEDSAIEEEIEEFENEVIKKFSVPAVAEKEVKGEWRKENRRGRG